DNA sequence from the Coffea arabica cultivar ET-39 chromosome 11c, Coffea Arabica ET-39 HiFi, whole genome shotgun sequence genome:
aattttattataattaaattttaataaataatcaagtactaaaatatcaacacatcaccaaattattattcattgtaattttacaattgaaactcataaaaacaatcaaacagaagttatttgaatacaatctaatatgatgaaataaatataactaaaatagtcaaattttcacttttagtacaaatgcaatcactaattcatcattgtgtttgtgcttttttttgagaaaaaagtgttattctattaagtgtaattagaaatttagtataaatgtattagtaaatttagtataactaattaataaattctattagtagacatgtataattattcatataattgataatatcaattatattacgtAAACTaatatacaatatataatacatctaactaataatatcattatcataagtttataactaattaacttacatataatatatagtcatttatatatatatatatatattttttttttattttttttttttgcaggtggcggggcgggggatggggcgggggtatactcccccgccccccgcccccgccccaatCCCCGCCCCGTGAGGCCCCCGCGgggcgggcacccgcccccattgccatccctaccaTTAATTGATTTAAATGCTCCACCACAAGAAAATGATTCTATTCCGACAGCTGGAGAGCATAAATGCATTCTTGGCAGATGATTGAAAAGAAGATGGAGTATTAGGTGCCTGAAATCTTTTGATTGAAAATTTAAATTGCtaattgattttttcttttcacgtAATTTAGCTTTCCATCAATAATTTTTTGGGTTTACTTTCCATTAATAATTACTTTGATTCATGCCTTGAATGGTGCAACTTTCGATTAATATTATCATTGTAATCAATGTAAAGGTATAATGATTAGTCATGTTTTTAATACTAATATAAGGGTCTTTTAGAAAAACAATAGGTTAAGTTTACTCTTCTTAACAAAGTTAACTAATTTTCCTTAAACTGTatggggaaaaaaaatagatcttacccaattcaacacttaaatttaatagattcagatcttaacatatttagacatctttgataataaaaaattgaatatctgaattaatcaAGTGCTATTGAAATTTCTAAGCAAAAATTGCTTCCAAATATAAGTGATGAGTTATTCACTTATCTCTTAATGtaatatacactcaaatatatcAGATCTAGTGTTTAACATTTCAAAATGGATTCAGggttcagatttcaaattttagttttcaaatttcagttttctcAAATGCATCCTAAGACTAAAGTGAGAAAATGAGATTATTAAATTAGCATATACAACTAAAATTTACTTAAACAACAAAGCTAACGAATGTAtatcaaattaaataaaaattgcaAATTGCACATGTTCAAACCCAAGCCCAGAATACTGAAGCCCTTGCTGAATGGGGGACTTGGTTTTACAACTAGTTTAACGTGAACCCTCTGTTAAAATTTTAGGCGTTATATCAGGAATACTAGAATTAATAATAAGCCGCTCACGATTGGGTCTCGAAGATACAATGATTAGGTCAAAGGACCAAGATTAACAAAATATTCTGACAGTATAACTCCTCTCTGTCTTTGCTTTGACTCAACAAAAATTTTCACGCAAAAGATAGATATATAACATAATTTAGTTCAGAGAAGGAAAATCAGGGCATTCTAGTTGGCATGTCATTTCTcaaagggttaaaaacaaaaaagctccATGTGGAATACCTAATACATAGAAAAGTCTCCTgtgatttcaaaacatacaaaaccaTACCTCATGTTTTAaactaaattataaattaacagaattcgttaaatttaacggaatctGTTAAATTTAACGATAAACTTAACGGAATCTAGTAAGTTTAACAGTCGAGACTgtcatttttgttaaatttaacgaattctgttagtttataatttagttcaaaatatgaaGTGTCATTTTATATGTTTTGAAATAACATGagatttttctgtgtattagatatACCTAGCCCTTTCTCAAACCCAAAGCTAGCTGGCTTTTAAGTTTAATGCCATGACTTTCACTTATTTTTTCTGGCCATGCGACTTCATATAATATGCTGCTGCTGGGGTGAATGAGATGGTCTAACAGGGGCCTATGATACCTTCTAAACAGTTGTTGGAAACGATATCAACAACCAATAAcgtgcaaattttttttttagtacacTTGAAAAGTTCAAAATGGTTGGCTTGCCCTATGGAGTAATGGAAAACATTCGAATACTTTTGTAAAACCCACGATTTTTGGCCCATTTTTTTTGTTACATTGCCCAATTAAATAAAATGGTAAGTTACCTTTGGTAATAGTAAAAATAATTGCAAGTTAGGTTAAATGGTTAATTAAGGGGTACTAATATAAGTAGTGCTAGATTTAGGGttttattgaaaccctagacAGAAAAATAAGCCCAACCTTACCTTTCTTTCGTCTGCCTCCCTAGAGCAAGAGCCGTCAGAGAGGAGAGAAGGAGAAACAGGCAATATCGTTAATTGATCCGACAACTAGACACCTAAACCTGTAAGTCTCGAGTTCAAGCAAGAAAACCTCTCTTTTAAGTTAGTAGATGTATTAATTGTTTTAGAAATTTTATGGACATGTATTGTTGCTATATAGGTgtagatatatatatgttttgataaGATTCGTATCTGGGTTAATAGAAATAGAGGGGTTGATTTTAATCTTGAGATTAGAGGGTGTTTGAAtctgttttaaaaaaaaaaaaaaaaaggaagaagggaAAGGAAAGAGCAGTAGCGGCTGCCACTGCTTTGTCTTGGCTGGACACGCCACACACAAATGCGGGCCGCCATATCTGGCAGCAGAGAAAAGAATTTCAAGGGTTGGCCGCCAAggctagagaaaaaaaaaaaaaaaaaaaaagaagacagcAACAACCAAACAAGTAGAAGTCAAGAATAATGGCGGCCGCCAAAGCTTGACAAAAGCTTTGGCAAAGCAGCAGCGCCAGTGGAGTAAGCCCaggaaaaaaattgtttttttaaTCAATAGTAATGACAATAGTAAATGAGtaaacatatataaatatatatatatattggcaaGTATGCGTGGGTTAAAGATACAGTACGGGTTTAGTAAATATGCAGtaaataaattttagaaaataactaGCCCATCTTTATAGTTTATCATAGGTATTAAAATTTAGGACccaatttaaaataattgctaGAATTCAAAGGTTAGTCATGTAAAACTATACTTAATTAATTACGTATAAGATACTTAAATGGAAATCTAAAACATCTTAATCTAGCCGTCTTAAGCCACATTAGACAAGGTAAGATAAGTTCTAAATTGTTAAACAAAatgcttaaaataataataataaaataatgctaataataatactaataataacaataatgataataataatagtagtaAATAATAATGTTGACGAAAacactaataataatattaaataATATTTAATCGACAATAATAGTGAGGATATTAACAATATGGTCATGGAGAAAATAAATTAAggatataaataaaaataaaaatatataaataagagTGGAATAAACTAAGACAGTTATAGTAAGTCAATATGTATAAGGGTATGGGTACTTGTATGTACAAAGAATAATAATACCTACACCCGcataaagatagagataaaggGAAAGGTAATAGTAGTTAGTgaacatatgtatatatatatatatatatatatatatatatatatataagtggtAATAAAGAATGAATTAATGCCGACGGGGACGATACTAATAatagtgaataattataaattataaataaatatagtaAGATAGTAAACAGgattatgaataattattttCTGTTAAATTGGGAAACTTTACAAAATGAACactttccaaattaagaaactttctaaaaatagaaactttccaaattaagaaacttttcaaaaatagaAATTGTCCAATTTGAAGGGAATGTTATTAGGGTCCGTAAAATGGTCTAGATATGAATCTTGTACTTATTTAGAGGttgtatatttatgcatttataggaAGTAGCAACTAATTAAGGAACCTATACATTGGATAGGTGCGATACAAGGATCTAAGGTAGTTTCACTCGAGCAGCCAAACAGAGGTAGGTGGTGCTTACCTTTCTGAGATTTCAAATGTGCAAAGTGAAATTCTTGTTTTCAATTCTATTTTGTTGTGTTGACTCGAAAGGTGTTTGATTAAATGCTTTTCTTGGACATTTATGAAAGTTATATTTTACTACACAAAAATGGACCATGGgacttatttgaaatattttgatatgttttttaaatacaaaatgagctgaatcttttatgaaagcaaatatttatgtatatgatatataaaatgaattttgacaagtaaagcttagagcagtcatggaatagacgataggggctatagtcctgtctaatcgccatggtagcctggtataaagcccAGCCGATTGGTgaggtcatggtagcctggtatagagcCCAGCCGATTTGACCGATTGATAAAGTCATGGTAGTCTGGTATAAAGCCCAGCCGATTGACCAATTGAGAAAGTCATGGTAGTCTGGTATAAAGCCCAGCTGATTGACCCAAGAATGAAATGAGACTAATCGGTAGTCATAAAACCTATTGGTCGCCCACCTAGAAGGGGTAAAATCTCTAGGTTGAGTACTTAGTAGCCGGTCAttgcatgtacttgttatgagttGAACTGAAAGAAGATTTATGAACGGatatgaaatgatttatgaACTGTTTTGAAATGATCTATGAACGGATATGCGACGTTTTATGGAATGATTCATGAATGGATATGAAGAGACTTATGAATTGTTGCAAAGTGATTTATGACATTGCGATTTCTCACGTATGGTTGTCAATAAAGTGCTTTTAAATTCCTTTTCATTCTTTACTACTGATTGCTTTATAAATAACGTTACTTTCAAAATTACGGATGtgaatgatatgcaaacgatttGAGttgtacttatatatatatgtatgtatctaTAAAATTAAAAGTGCATGGTCCAACAGAGTGGTAAATATTACCTACTGAGCAATGTGTCGCTAAACCCACTTCTTACTATTTTTGCAGATTCTAAGGAGTATGAGTTGGTTTACATAGAAGACCCCGAGGATGACTTTTATTAGCTTTGGATGAATAGAAGTTGGCAGTCTAGCTACTTCTAGTTGTTAGTCTTATTTTACCCTTGTTTCCGCTATTTTTATTGGAGAATAAATGTACGAACGTCTTGATTATTCATAGACTTCCTTTTATATGTAATTCATACCGCACTTTATCTAGTTAAATTATTTAGTACTGTCAAATTTAATTAGTTAAGGTAGCCTTGTATTCCTGAGTGGGACTTGGGAGTACGGCGGATGACATGTGACTGGCACGTGCGGGCTCGAGGCATGACATTtttagtggtatcagagcttaggttacATGGTCCAGAAGTATGTGAAATGGTTTCTGAGGCATTAGGCGTTTTGagaattgaaatgagatgaaaagaaaaagaggattaAAGGAAATAAGAGATTTATGTGATTTTTAATGTTATCAAAGTTTAGGTTATACGATCTAGATGTATGTTCAATGATATTTGTAATATTAGTGATTTTAGAAAACGGGAATGAGGTTGGATAGAAGATTGTGAAATAAGAGATTTTTATAATATTTAGTGATAACAGAGCTTGAGATACGATTTACTCTTTAGATGAAGTATGCCCTAGGAAATGATCAATTGTGACTAAATAAATAGGTTTGAAAATTTGCATGTGTGAATAGTTGAAATGGTACGATTGGTGGTTATGATGTCCTTTTATTGGATGTAATTTTGGTAGTACACTCTACGTTTAAGATGTCGGATGTGTAGGAAATATTATGTGTATTTGAAGTGTTGTCTGTTGGAAATtgaaaggagatggaaaaatagaTCAAAAGAAATAAGAGATTGCTGTGATTTTTTAGTAGTATCAAAGCTCAAGTTGTGATAGTTGGAAGTAGGTGTGAAGATACTGAAgatattcttgattttgagaaTTGGAATGAAAGGGATAAgggattaaaagaaaataagtgaCTCCATAACATTTAATGGTACTAGAATTTTAGCTTACGAATTTACTGAAATGACCTCAGGTATTGAGATAATGATTACTTTTAGTAAGTAAGTGGTGACTATATGTGTGAATGTTAAGTTGAAAAGGTAACCAAGCCCACCTGCTAGATATGATTgacacttacaaaaaaaaaaaaaaaatatatatatatatatatataaagggtATTTATGGTGTTCTTTTTGTAAGTTTCGATCTCTATAGtacatttcaattttatcatttagaATGTCAGATTTACGGATACTCTTATGTCTAGTTGAAGCCTGGTATAGAGAAAACTGaaaatattaagaaaattagagTGCACAATGAAAGTATGAATGATTAACAAAATGATGTCATTGAACGGAAGCAATACACGTTGGATCTTGAAATTTTGTGGACTTATTTTGAGGTGTATGATAATTAGATCTAATGCTCAAGACATTTATTAAACTAGTTGATATTATTAGTTTTGGTATTATTACATCATGATCAGGCAAGAAATATTTTATAGATTTCTtacaatatataattttacataCTTTTTACCTAAAAATGAGTAAATGGtgaaaccaaaattttatttgcacaaatagttttttttaatcAGAATTTTTAAATATGTACCTTTACCTTGCAGTTGCTTGGTAAGTATCGTTTCTAAATATATATGTTGTTGAGGCTGTTGTTAGCTTCTTCTGCGGTCATGAGTTGCCGAGGAGCGTTACGGCGACTTCGATCGTCCTTCTGCCGAAGTTGCCTTCGCCCCAAGACTTTAGTCAGTTTCGTTCCATAAGCCTTTGCAACTTTGTAAACAAGGTTATTTCAAAAATCCTGGCGAATCGGTTGTCAACAGTGTTGCCAAGTATTATTTCTCCTCAGCAGAGTGGGTTTGTTAAGGGCAGgcaaatttttgataatttcctATTGGCCCAGGAGTTGGTATCGGATATTCACCGAAAGAATAGAGGGGGAAATATTGTATTCAAACTCGATATGGCCAAAGCCTATGATAGAGTCTCTTGGCCGTTTTTGCTTCAGGTGTTGAGGAGGTTTGGGTTTGGTGAGATCTGGATTGATATGATTTGGAGGCTTATTTCGAATGTAAGGTTTTCAATAATCATTAATGGGGCCCCTCAGGGGTTTTTCAAGTCTAGTCGTGGTTTAAGGCAAGGAGATCCGATTTCACCGGCTCTCTTTGTGATTAGTGTGGAAGTCCTTTCTCGTCTTTTGAACTCCTTGAGTAGCCTTCGGGGCTTTACGCCTTTCAGAGTTCCAAGGGGTTGCCCACCTGTTACTCATCTTGCCTACGCAGATGATATTATTGTCTTCTCTAGTGGTTTGCGGCAGTCTGTGCGGTTGGTGATGAAGGTGCTGGATGCTTATGTTTCAGTGTCAGGACAACAAGTAAATTTGCATAAGAGTTGCGTCCTGGCTCATGCCAAATTTCCTGGGAGCAGAAAGCGGTCTATCGCAGAGATGACAGGTTTTCAGGCCAAGGAGTTTCTGGTCAAATATCTGGGTTGTCCTTTATATGCAGGACGGAGGAGGAGATGCTACTTTGCAGGGGTTTGTGCCTCGGTCTCAAGTAAAGTGTTGTCATTGAAAGGGAGGCTTCTCTCATATGGTGGTAAGTTAACATTAATCAAGAGCGTGCTTTCTTCTATGTCGCTTCATACACTCGCTGCTGCGACCCCTCCAAAGTCGCTCCTTAATGGGATGGAGCGCATTTTTGCTGATTTTTTATGGAGCTCCTCAGAGGTTGGGCCACGCTTCCATTGGATTAGGTGGGATCAGTTGGGTAACTCGTATGCAAAGGGGGGTGCTGGCTTGAGATCCCTTAGGCATGTGTATGATGCCTTCTCAATGAGATTGTGGTGGCATTTTCGGTTGCGGCAATCGTTGTGGGCTGAGTTCATGCATTGTAAATATTGCCCCAATCTACATCCTTACTTTGCTGATACTTCTCCCGGGGACTCTTGGACATGGAAGAGAATGGTGGCAGAGAATGGTGGCTATCCAGGGGGTAGCGGAGCAACACATCCACTGGATTTTGGCTAGGGGTAGCGTGAGCTTCTGGCATGATAATTGGTTGGGGACTGGCCCATTATGTAGGGAGGTGGATACTTTTCAGGAGTACATGGTATCGGATTTTGTTGAACAAGGTTGTTGGAATGTACAACGGCTAGGCATGGTGGCGCCTAGCGGATGGGTGGGGAGGATTTTGGGAGTTGTGCCCCCCTCGTTGGACCAGGCGGATACCATGGTTTGGGCTCCTAGTATCTCTGGTGTCTTCTCTTTAGCATCTGCCTACCGGGTCGCTCATGAGGGTGGAAATAGCTCTTGGCTTTACTCACAGCTTTGGCTACAAGAGTTGCCGATAAAGATCTCTTTTTTCATGTTGAGATTGATAGGGTCCCGTTTGTTGGTGATGGACAGGTTGCATAAACTTGGCATAGTTGGCCCATCTCGTTGTGGTTGTTGCTTGTACCCAGGTCAAGAGTCTTTGGATCATATTTTCTGTACCGGAGAGGCGGCAAAGAGGATTTGGGGTTACTTCGAGGGGGTGGTTGGAGGGTTTCAGGAGTCCTTTACGGTACGTCACAAGTTGGTTAGCTGGTGGTTGAGGCCTACTCGGAACCCGTATCTCCAGTATCTTTTTCGTTTACTGCCGTCCTTGATCTGTTGGCATTTGTGGAAGATGTGGAATTCGTTTGTCTTTGATGGCCACCACACGCCCATGGTGCATGTGTGTTCAGCAATTTTTGGGATCTCAGGGATATTTTCCACCTTAAATTTAAACGCCTGGCTCTCTCTGTTTATGATTGGCCGGGTTGGTACGGGATGGTGGCTGGCCTGCAGAGGGTGGTCAGGACCTTGGTTGTGCGGTGGAGCTGCCCAGCGCACAATATCGTCAAACTGAACTCGGATGGATGCTCTCGGGGGAACCCGGGAGTGAGTGGAGGTGGGGGGTGCTTAGGTGCTCGGAAGGAAGGTTTATCTTGGGGTACTCATGTTTCTTTGGGGAGATGACAAGTCTACAGGCTGAATTGAAGGCGTTGATTTTTGGTGTTAGGCTGGCTATTGACCGTGGGTATTCTGATTTACAGTTAGAATCTGATTCATTGGTTCTGGTTCAGATCCTCCAAGGGAAGTCTTGGTGTCCGTGGCGGTTGCAAGGGGATTTACAGGACCTGTTAAAAGTCAAAAGGTTCGTCAGAAAGGTATCACACTGCTTTCGGGAAGCGAATAAACCGGCTGACCGCCTTGCAAACATTGGAGCAGACTCAGGGACGATTCTGACGTACGATTCTTTGCGGGAGTTGCCTCGCTTGGTGAGGGGGGATTtcattcttgatcagatggtGGTCCCAAGTTTGCGTAGAGTTAAAGTGTAGGAGTTTCCTAGCGCTTGGGTTTCTAACATGTATCCCATCCTTTTTATGAAATAaagtaatatttaaaaaaaaagagctttagctaaatgtattttgcaaaaaaaaaaaaaaaaatcttatcgtataaaaaaaaaattttaacaataATTCTTGATAAATTCTCTTTGTACTCTAAATTCTAATGATGAAAGAAGTATAGTTAGTTGACTTATGTATTTCAAAACATTTTCAGTTTTCTAGACCTGTGTGAGTTTGAAATTCTATGCCTAGATAATACTTTACCAAGGTTATGATAAAACTATTAATTTGGTGATaatttttgtataaaattttctatatttttgtatCATCAAGAAGTTTGTGAAATGATATTTCATATATTAATATCTTCGAAAATTGAATTGagttaggaaaaaaaatgaccAAAGGAAATAAGATTCTCATGGCATTTAGTGGAAtaataacttaggttataagaTCTGAAAATAGGAGTGATGCTATTTGAGGTATTATTGACCTCtttggaatttgaaatgagATAGATATGAAATTTGAGGGAAATAAGGGATTTCCATCACCAATTACTAATACAATGGGTATGAACCCATATATCGAGATAAGGATTATTTTGTGATAGTGGATAAGTAAGTTGTGATAAAATGTgtgacaaaagaagaaatggtACTGTTAGTGTTTACGACATCCTTTCTATATGTTGATCTCTATGGAGCATTATAAGCTACTATTTAGGATGCGGTATTTGTGAGAGATATTATGTCCATCTGAGCTATATAAATATAAAGATAAGAGGTATTGAGGATAATAAGAGTGCGCAGCAGAAGCCTGATGGAATTAAATAAGGAAATCCAATTTAGATATTGTAGGAATAATTCCCAAGATGTATTGCAGGaacattgaaaattttgttaactTATCTTGATATTTATATCCTATAGGTTCTGAGGATGAAACCTTtaaaagggggagagaatgtgataTCTAgtctaaaaaaaaatgaactgcGAAAGTAGTGTCGGATTAGGACCCTAAATTCATGTTTATATTTTGATCGACCTACCAAGAGATTATAGGAATTGACCCCCAAATGAATGGACAGTCAGAAAAGATCGTACAGACATTGGAAGATATGCTATGAGCTTGTATTCTAGACTTCTTCGATAGTGGGGATAGGTTGGTGAAATTAATGGAACT
Encoded proteins:
- the LOC140016510 gene encoding uncharacterized protein, whose amino-acid sequence is MVSDFVEQGCWNVQRLGMVAPSGWVGRILGVVPPSLDQADTMVWAPSISGVFSLASAYRVAHEGGNSSWLYSQLWLQELPIKISFFMLRLIGSRLLVMDRLHKLGIVGPSRCGCCLYPGQESLDHIFCTGEAAKRIWGYFEGVVGGFQESFTVRHKLVSWWLRPTRNPYLQYLFRLLPSLICWHLWKMWNSFVFDGHHTPMVHVCSAIFGISGIFSTLNLNAWLSLFMIGRVGTGWWLACRGWSGPWLCGGAAQRTISSN
- the LOC140016511 gene encoding uncharacterized protein codes for the protein MTSLQAELKALIFGVRLAIDRGYSDLQLESDSLVLVQILQGKSWCPWRLQGDLQDLLKVKRFVRKVSHCFREANKPADRLANIGADSGTILTYDSLRELPRLVRGDFILDQMVVPSLRRVKV